In Populus trichocarpa isolate Nisqually-1 chromosome 12, P.trichocarpa_v4.1, whole genome shotgun sequence, a genomic segment contains:
- the LOC7484422 gene encoding protein NRT1/ PTR FAMILY 1.1 produces MSGEERMEIAVDEKQATQKVASKKGGLRTMPFIIANETFEKVAGVGLQANMILYLRNEYNLSNASGAYILSLWGAISYFMPILGAFISDSYLGRFSVIAYGTVISLLGMIVLWLTALIPHARPPHCAQTDDDLKDCVSPKLGQFLLLFSSFALLAIGAGGIRPCSLAFGANQIDNPTNPKNQRTLQTFFNWYYASVGISIMISVLVIVAIQDAAGWVVGFGVAVGFMLLSTIFFFLGSSLYVKVKANKSLVAGFAQVTVAAWKKKNLALPSMEYAAWYHHKGSKLVAPTEKLRFLNKACVIGNPEKDLDCDGLAIDPWRLCTVKQVEELKSLIKVLPICSTGIMIAVTLNQHAFPVLQATTMDRHFIGNQKLPAGSYGVFTILALTIWVAVYDRLLVPLLAKFTNRPQGLSNKQRMGIGIVISCIATATAGAVENKRRATALRQGLADHPRDVVDMSANWLIPQYCLVGLGEAFSAVGQIDFFYSQFPKTMTSIAVALFSLGMAVGNLVASLIIGIVDDVTRRGGKVSWVSDNLNKGHYDYYYWLLSLLSLVNFFYYLLCSWAFGSEDREEYDDGEAIEEVEMHPSVGSPIRHIGV; encoded by the exons ATGTCAGGGGAAGAGAGGATGGAGATTGCAGTAGATGAAAAGCAAGCAACCCAAAAGGTTGCAAGCAAAAAGGGTGGCCTTAGGACCATGCCTTTTATTATAg CAAATGAGACATTTGAGAAGGTTGCAGGGGTGGGGCTTCAAGCAAACATGATCTTGTACTTACGAAATGAATACAACTTGAGTAACGCTTCCGGGGCCTACATACTGTCTCTGTGGGGAGCAATATCATATTTTATGCCCATCCTTGGGGCTTTCATTTCTGATTCTTACTTAGGTCGGTTTAGTGTGATTGCATATGGAACAGTCATCAGCCTTCTT GGAATGATTGTGTTATGGTTAACAGCCCTTATTCCACATGCAAGGCCTCCCCACTGTGCCCAAACTGATGATGATTTGAAAGATTGTGTATCGCCAAAGCTAGGACAGTTTTTGCTTCTATTTTCATCGTTTGCTCTATTGGCCATTGGGGCTGGTGGCATTAGACCATGTTCCTTGGCCTTTGGAGCAAACCAGATTGATAATCCCACCAACCCAAAAAACCAGCGTACATTGCAGACCTTCTTCAATTGGTATTATGCTTCTGTTGGAATCTCAATCATGATTTCAGTGCTAGTCATAGTAGCAATTCAAGATGCAGCAGGTTGGGTTGTGGGCTTTGGAGTTGCGGTGGGGTTCATGCTCTTGTCaactatcttcttctttttgggcTCTTCACTATACGTTAAAGTCAAAGCAAACAAGAGCTTGGTAGCTGGCTTCGCCCAAGTAACAGTTGCAgcttggaagaagaagaaccttGCTTTGCCATCAATGGAGTATGCTGCATGGTACCATCACAAGGGCTCAAAGCTTGTCGCACCAACAGAAAAACTTCG GTTTTTGAACAAAGCATGCGTCATTGGAAATCCTGAGAAAGATTTGGACTGTGATGGATTGGCTATAGATCCATGGAGACTCTGCACGGTTAAACAAGTAGAAGAGCTAAAATCACTGATCAAAGTCCTCCCCATTTGTTCCACTGGCATCATGATCGCAGTGACTCTAAACCAACACGCATTCCCTGTACTCCAAGCCACCACCATGGACAGGCACTTCATAGGGAACCAAAAACTCCCAGCAGGCTCTTATGGTGTGTTTACAATCCTTGCTTTGACAATATGGGTTGCCGTCTATGATCGACTTTTAGTCCCATTGTTAGCCAAGTTCACCAATAGACCTCAAGGACTAAGCAATAAGCAACGTATGGGTATTGGCATAGTGATCTCATGTATAGCCACTGCAACGGCAGGAGCAGTGGAGAACAAGCGACGAGCTACTGCATTGAGACAAGGGTTGGCAGATCATCCGAGGGATGTCGTTGACATGTCTGCAAATTGGCTAATTCCACAGTATTGCCTTGTAGGTTTAGGAGAGGCTTTCAGTGCAGTTGGGCAGATAGATTTCTTTTACTCTCAGTTTCCGAAGACCATGACAAGCATTGCAGTTGCTCTTTTCTCACTCGGTATGGCAGTAGGGAACTTAGTGGCCAGTCTAATCATAGGAATTGTGGATGATGTGACCAGAAGAGGAGGGAAAGTCAGTTGGGTATCAGATAATCTGAACAAAGGTCACTATGATTATTATTACTGGCTTCTTTCCCTCCTGAGTCTTGTGAATTTCTTCTACTATTTGCTATGTAGTTGGGCTTTTGGGAGCGAGGATAGGGAGGAATATGATGATGGAGAAGCCATTGAAGAGGTAGAAATGCACCCATCTGTGGGATCTCCAATCAGACATATTGGTGTTTGA
- the LOC112323509 gene encoding uncharacterized protein LOC112323509 isoform X2, protein MVKGSIRVGRMVKPSTMLYLSTHFSFHCFVAAPVCEVHPDLVLLRTGKGYKLHSPSVRYLASLSIYMILPTQQNADGEYMTALPDQPSTSKMDCLNQARSQE, encoded by the exons ATGGTCAAAGGTTCCATAAGGGTTGGGAGGATGGTGAAACCGTCCACAATGCTTTACCTTTCTACACATTTTAGCTTTCATTGCTTTGTAGCTGCTCCAGTATGTGAAGTACATCCTGACCTGGTACTGCTTAGAACAG GGAAAGGGTATAAGTTGCACAGTCCAAGTGTGAGATATTTGGCTTCTTTGTCGATTTATATGATTCTTCCAACACAACAAA ATGCTGATGGGGAGTATATGACTGCTTTACCTGATCAACCCTCCACATCCAAAATG
- the LOC112323509 gene encoding uncharacterized protein LOC112323509 isoform X3, whose protein sequence is MVKGSIRVGRMVKPSTMLYLSTHFSFHCFVAAPVCEVHPDLVLLRTGKGYKLHSPSVRYLASLSIYMILPTQQNADGEYMTALPDQPSTSKMSLQPKT, encoded by the exons ATGGTCAAAGGTTCCATAAGGGTTGGGAGGATGGTGAAACCGTCCACAATGCTTTACCTTTCTACACATTTTAGCTTTCATTGCTTTGTAGCTGCTCCAGTATGTGAAGTACATCCTGACCTGGTACTGCTTAGAACAG GGAAAGGGTATAAGTTGCACAGTCCAAGTGTGAGATATTTGGCTTCTTTGTCGATTTATATGATTCTTCCAACACAACAAA ATGCTGATGGGGAGTATATGACTGCTTTACCTGATCAACCCTCCACATCCAAAATG AGCTTGCAGCCTAAAACTTGA
- the LOC112323509 gene encoding uncharacterized protein LOC112323509 isoform X4: protein MVKGSIRVGRMVKPSTMLYLSTHFSFHCFVAAPVCEVHPDLVLLRTGKGYKLHSPSVRYLASLSIYMILPTQQNADGEYMTALPDQPSTSKMPKT from the exons ATGGTCAAAGGTTCCATAAGGGTTGGGAGGATGGTGAAACCGTCCACAATGCTTTACCTTTCTACACATTTTAGCTTTCATTGCTTTGTAGCTGCTCCAGTATGTGAAGTACATCCTGACCTGGTACTGCTTAGAACAG GGAAAGGGTATAAGTTGCACAGTCCAAGTGTGAGATATTTGGCTTCTTTGTCGATTTATATGATTCTTCCAACACAACAAA ATGCTGATGGGGAGTATATGACTGCTTTACCTGATCAACCCTCCACATCCAAAATG CCTAAAACTTGA